From one Alosa alosa isolate M-15738 ecotype Scorff River unplaced genomic scaffold, AALO_Geno_1.1 AALO_1.0_unplaced_8, whole genome shotgun sequence genomic stretch:
- the LOC125290680 gene encoding major histocompatibility complex class I-related gene protein-like isoform X2: MLGLLFIFYSFHILSVKSGLHSLLLFHIYLVGETPFPESQTLFMLDDIQIGYYNSKDNKFVHRGMNGLERTPDAIELELAPKLKLNHERMKNKVSYLRQILNHTNSFHVLQRAAGCQLQENDDVGIYLSKDAFNGEAGDVRYYNPQNDSLHTDWVWPEAMDNTWPGVKPRVRLLQKTLPDSGGAKVTCRATGFYPRHINLTLLRDGQSVSDHQITGGELLPNGDETYQMRKSLEVSAEELQHHHYTCTAEHLSLDNKLDISLDHEWDSVTTSIVPSVLIAAGLVCLAGVVAFIIWRRTHTGSQTSLQVNTDASGMSPDCTLHSQRSAVVLVNTLVTPHNAPLWCSSTPS, from the exons ATGTTGGGGCTACTGTTTATCTTCTATTCATTCCATATTCTCTCTGTAAAATCAG GTTTGCATTCTTTGTTGCTGTTTCATATATATTTAGTGGGTGAGACTCCATTCCCAGAATCCCAGACTCTGTTTATGCTGGATGACATTCAGATTGGATACTACAACTCAAAAGACAACAAGTTTGTACACAGAGGCATGAATGGTCTGGAGAGAACACCTGATGCCATAGAACTGGAACTAGCTcctaaattgaaattgaatcaTGAACGTATGAAAAATAAGGTCTCTTATCTGAGACAGATTCTGaaccacacaaaca GTTTTCATGTTCTACAGAGAGCTGCAGGATGTCAGTTACAGGAAAATGACGACGTAGGAATTTACTTGAGCAAAGACGCATTCAACGGGGAGGCTGGAGATGTCCGCTATTACAATCCACAAAATGACAGCCTTCATACTGACTGGGTGTGGCCAGAAGCAATGGACAATACATGGCCTGGGG TGAAGCCCAGAGTCAGGCTCCTCCAGAAGACACTCCCAGACTCTGGAGGGGCCAAAGTGACCTGCCGGGCCACTGGTTTCTACCCCCGTCACATCAACCTGACCCTGCTCAGAGACGGCCAGTCTGTGTCTGACCACCAGATCACTGGGGGGGAGCTGCTACCTAATGGAGATGAGACGTACCAGATGAGGAAGAGCCTGGAGGTCAGTGCAGAGGAACTACAGCATCACCACTACACCTGCACAGCTGAACACCTCAGTCTGGACAACAAGCTGGACATCAGTTTAG aTCATGAGTGGGATTCAGTCACCACATCCATTGTGCCCTCCGTGCTTATTGCTGCTGGGTTAGTGTGTCTTGCTGGAGTCGTTGCCTTTATCATATGGAGGAGGACCCACACAG GCTCACAGACCTCTCTGCAAGTGAACACAGACGCTTCAG GAATGTCTCCAGACTGCACCCTGCACTCACAACGCTCCGCTGTGGTGCTCGTCAACACCCTCGTAACACCACACAACGCTCCGCTGTGGTGCTCGTCAACACCCTCGTAA
- the LOC125290680 gene encoding major histocompatibility complex class I-related gene protein-like isoform X1 produces the protein MLGLLFIFYSFHILSVKSGLHSLLLFHIYLVGETPFPESQTLFMLDDIQIGYYNSKDNKFVHRGMNGLERTPDAIELELAPKLKLNHERMKNKVSYLRQILNHTNSFHVLQRAAGCQLQENDDVGIYLSKDAFNGEAGDVRYYNPQNDSLHTDWVWPEAMDNTWPGGVHIAYTWYHDLCIERLKTHLAKEKNRIFKKMKPRVRLLQKTLPDSGGAKVTCRATGFYPRHINLTLLRDGQSVSDHQITGGELLPNGDETYQMRKSLEVSAEELQHHHYTCTAEHLSLDNKLDISLDHEWDSVTTSIVPSVLIAAGLVCLAGVVAFIIWRRTHTGSQTSLQVNTDASGMSPDCTLHSQRSAVVLVNTLVTPHNAPLWCSSTPS, from the exons ATGTTGGGGCTACTGTTTATCTTCTATTCATTCCATATTCTCTCTGTAAAATCAG GTTTGCATTCTTTGTTGCTGTTTCATATATATTTAGTGGGTGAGACTCCATTCCCAGAATCCCAGACTCTGTTTATGCTGGATGACATTCAGATTGGATACTACAACTCAAAAGACAACAAGTTTGTACACAGAGGCATGAATGGTCTGGAGAGAACACCTGATGCCATAGAACTGGAACTAGCTcctaaattgaaattgaatcaTGAACGTATGAAAAATAAGGTCTCTTATCTGAGACAGATTCTGaaccacacaaaca GTTTTCATGTTCTACAGAGAGCTGCAGGATGTCAGTTACAGGAAAATGACGACGTAGGAATTTACTTGAGCAAAGACGCATTCAACGGGGAGGCTGGAGATGTCCGCTATTACAATCCACAAAATGACAGCCTTCATACTGACTGGGTGTGGCCAGAAGCAATGGACAATACATGGCCTGGGGGTGTGCATATAGCTTATACATGGTACCATGATCTCTGCATTGAACGCCTGAAAACACACTTGGCCAAAGAAAAGAATCGTATTTTTAAAAAGa TGAAGCCCAGAGTCAGGCTCCTCCAGAAGACACTCCCAGACTCTGGAGGGGCCAAAGTGACCTGCCGGGCCACTGGTTTCTACCCCCGTCACATCAACCTGACCCTGCTCAGAGACGGCCAGTCTGTGTCTGACCACCAGATCACTGGGGGGGAGCTGCTACCTAATGGAGATGAGACGTACCAGATGAGGAAGAGCCTGGAGGTCAGTGCAGAGGAACTACAGCATCACCACTACACCTGCACAGCTGAACACCTCAGTCTGGACAACAAGCTGGACATCAGTTTAG aTCATGAGTGGGATTCAGTCACCACATCCATTGTGCCCTCCGTGCTTATTGCTGCTGGGTTAGTGTGTCTTGCTGGAGTCGTTGCCTTTATCATATGGAGGAGGACCCACACAG GCTCACAGACCTCTCTGCAAGTGAACACAGACGCTTCAG GAATGTCTCCAGACTGCACCCTGCACTCACAACGCTCCGCTGTGGTGCTCGTCAACACCCTCGTAACACCACACAACGCTCCGCTGTGGTGCTCGTCAACACCCTCGTAA